The Aeromicrobium sp. Leaf245 genome includes a region encoding these proteins:
- the glsA gene encoding glutaminase A → MDIDERIRTFDLDQLHASVAESHDGEVDRSVPEHADADSGLFGLAVCDRSGDVRQVGDTDVTFPIQSAVKPFVYALALVDAGATHLEEIGVEPTGEAFDAVRLQSDTGRPPNPMVNAGALLTASLVAGDGPQDRAGRILAGLSALAGRPLVVDEQVSRSEHLSGDRNRALGYLMHSAGTLHVDVEDAIEVYARVCAVSVSAETLAVMGATLAFGGRNPVTGDRVLPVEVVRSTLSVMATCGMYDGSGRWMHRVGMPAKSGVAGGVVAAAPRHLGIGVYSPPLNERGNSVRGVLACERLADDLGLHAFTVA, encoded by the coding sequence GTGGACATCGACGAGCGGATCCGGACCTTCGACCTCGACCAGCTGCACGCCTCCGTCGCGGAGTCGCACGACGGCGAGGTCGACCGGAGCGTGCCCGAGCACGCCGACGCCGACAGCGGCCTGTTCGGGCTGGCCGTGTGCGACCGGTCGGGCGACGTGCGCCAGGTCGGCGACACGGACGTGACCTTCCCGATCCAGTCCGCGGTCAAGCCGTTCGTCTACGCCTTGGCGCTGGTCGACGCAGGGGCGACCCACCTCGAGGAGATCGGGGTGGAGCCCACGGGCGAGGCCTTCGACGCCGTGCGCCTCCAGAGCGACACCGGTCGGCCGCCGAACCCGATGGTGAACGCGGGTGCCTTGCTGACGGCGAGCCTGGTGGCGGGTGACGGGCCGCAGGACCGCGCGGGACGGATCCTCGCGGGGCTCTCCGCACTGGCGGGCCGGCCGCTCGTGGTCGACGAGCAGGTGAGCCGCTCGGAACACCTGAGCGGCGACCGGAACCGTGCCCTCGGGTACCTCATGCACTCCGCCGGGACGCTGCACGTGGACGTCGAGGACGCGATCGAGGTCTACGCCCGCGTGTGTGCGGTGTCGGTGAGCGCCGAGACCCTCGCCGTCATGGGAGCGACGCTCGCCTTCGGCGGTCGGAACCCGGTGACGGGTGACCGGGTGCTCCCGGTGGAGGTGGTCCGCAGCACGCTGAGCGTCATGGCCACGTGCGGCATGTACGACGGGTCGGGCCGGTGGATGCACCGCGTGGGCATGCCGGCCAAGTCCGGAGTCGCGGGCGGTGTGGTGGCGGCCGCTCCGCGGCACCTCGGCATCGGTGTCTACAGCCCGCCGCTCAACGAGCGCGGCAACAGCGTGCGCGGCGTGCTGGCCTGCGAGCGGCTTGCCGACGATCTCGGTCTGCACGCCTTCACGGTGGCGTGA
- the glgX gene encoding glycogen debranching protein GlgX, producing MTTHPPQGLHVLAGRPFPLGAHPEAGGVRFAIASSVAERVELCLVDDDGTERRIELTERTFGVWHGLVPGVLPGQTYGYRVHGPYEPKTGMRCNPHKILLDPYARRIRGSLTDMAAALGYADGPDGPDGPEPSTVDSLGHVPLAVVTSPGGPDTGTKPEVPFEETVVLELHVKGFTQQHPDVPEPLRGTYLGLAHPAVVEHLLRLGITAVELLPVQAFTDEPSLVAAGRHNYWGYSPLGYFAPHPGYASEPGREVEEFRTMVAALHAAGIEVIVDVVYNHTCEGGPDGPTLSLRGLEAPAYYLHDDDGNMADITGCGNTLDAGSPEVVRLVTDSLRYWTTELGVDGFRFDLASTMGRPGGGAFDRDSTLLTAITTDPVLSRCKLVAEPWDATGEGYRVGAFGAQWAEWNGIYRDTVRDFWRGAAGGVDDLAYRLSGSSDLYDHTLRRPWQSINFVTAHDGFTLRDLVSYDHKHNEDNGEDNRDGTDDNRSWNHGVEGATDDPEITSLRARQARNLLATLLLSTGTPMFVAGDERWRTQGGNNNAYCLDDPTSWVDWTVTPESDAMLTFARRVVHLRAKSPALRQAEFFDGRTTPTGRPDLIWLRPDGQEMTEPDWQDPERRTLGMWIDGSNSQSRTREGELLTDHSWLLLLHAGAEPLEVVLPGQEFGATFEPTLDTTSADGSPASTEAFAAGSRTTLAARSLLLLKAPRHD from the coding sequence ATGACGACGCACCCTCCGCAGGGCCTGCACGTGCTCGCCGGACGACCGTTCCCGCTGGGCGCCCACCCCGAGGCCGGCGGCGTCAGGTTCGCGATCGCCAGCAGCGTGGCCGAGCGGGTCGAGCTGTGCCTCGTCGACGACGACGGCACCGAGCGGCGCATCGAGCTGACCGAGCGGACGTTCGGCGTCTGGCACGGGCTCGTGCCGGGCGTGCTGCCCGGCCAGACCTACGGCTACCGCGTGCACGGCCCCTACGAGCCGAAGACCGGGATGCGCTGCAACCCGCACAAGATCCTGCTCGACCCCTACGCCCGCCGCATCCGCGGCTCGCTCACCGACATGGCGGCCGCGCTCGGCTACGCCGACGGCCCCGACGGTCCGGACGGTCCCGAGCCGTCCACCGTCGACTCCCTGGGCCACGTGCCGCTGGCCGTCGTCACGAGCCCCGGCGGGCCCGACACCGGCACGAAGCCGGAGGTGCCGTTCGAGGAGACCGTGGTGCTCGAGCTGCACGTCAAGGGGTTCACGCAGCAGCACCCCGACGTGCCCGAGCCCCTGCGCGGCACCTACCTGGGCCTGGCGCACCCGGCCGTCGTCGAGCACCTCCTGCGGCTCGGGATCACCGCCGTCGAGCTGCTGCCCGTGCAGGCCTTCACCGACGAGCCCTCGCTCGTGGCCGCCGGCCGGCACAACTACTGGGGGTACTCACCCCTCGGCTACTTCGCACCGCATCCCGGGTACGCGAGCGAGCCCGGACGTGAGGTCGAGGAGTTCCGCACGATGGTCGCGGCCCTGCACGCTGCCGGCATCGAGGTCATCGTCGACGTCGTCTACAACCACACCTGCGAGGGCGGCCCCGACGGACCGACCCTCAGCCTCCGCGGGCTGGAGGCACCGGCGTACTACCTGCACGACGACGACGGGAACATGGCCGACATCACCGGCTGCGGCAACACGCTGGACGCCGGATCCCCCGAGGTCGTGCGCCTCGTGACGGACTCGCTGCGCTACTGGACGACCGAGCTCGGCGTCGACGGGTTCCGCTTCGACCTTGCCTCCACGATGGGCCGTCCCGGTGGCGGCGCCTTCGACCGCGACAGCACGCTCCTGACCGCGATCACCACCGATCCCGTGCTGTCGCGCTGCAAGCTGGTCGCCGAGCCGTGGGACGCCACCGGCGAGGGCTACCGCGTGGGCGCGTTCGGCGCCCAGTGGGCGGAGTGGAACGGCATCTACCGCGACACGGTCCGCGACTTCTGGCGCGGCGCCGCCGGCGGCGTCGACGACCTGGCCTATCGGCTGTCCGGCTCGTCGGACCTCTACGACCACACGCTGCGCCGACCCTGGCAGTCGATCAACTTCGTCACCGCGCACGACGGCTTCACGCTGCGTGACCTGGTCTCCTACGACCACAAGCACAACGAGGACAACGGCGAGGACAACCGCGACGGCACCGACGACAACCGCTCCTGGAACCACGGCGTGGAGGGCGCGACCGACGACCCGGAGATCACGTCGCTGCGTGCCCGCCAGGCCCGCAACCTGCTGGCGACGCTGCTGCTCTCGACCGGTACGCCCATGTTCGTGGCCGGCGACGAGCGCTGGCGCACCCAGGGCGGCAACAACAACGCCTACTGCCTCGACGACCCGACGTCGTGGGTCGACTGGACCGTGACCCCCGAGAGCGACGCGATGCTGACGTTCGCCCGTCGGGTCGTGCACCTGCGCGCGAAGAGTCCTGCCCTGCGCCAGGCCGAGTTCTTCGACGGCCGCACCACGCCCACCGGCCGGCCCGACCTGATCTGGCTGCGGCCCGACGGCCAGGAGATGACCGAGCCGGACTGGCAGGACCCGGAGCGCCGGACGCTCGGCATGTGGATCGACGGGTCGAACAGCCAGTCCCGCACCCGCGAGGGCGAGCTGCTCACCGACCACTCGTGGCTCCTGCTGCTGCACGCCGGCGCCGAGCCGCTCGAGGTCGTGCTCCCGGGGCAGGAGTTCGGTGCCACGTTCGAGCCGACGCTCGACACCACGTCGGCCGACGGCAGCCCGGCCTCGACCGAGGCCTTCGCGGCCGGCAGCCGCACCACGCTGGCGGCGCGTTCCCTGCTGCTGCTCAAGGCTCCCCGGCACGACTGA
- a CDS encoding maltotransferase domain-containing protein, whose translation MTDRLGIDDVRPLSGDGTYPSKAVVGEHVPVQATVWREGHDAVGATVAWRGPGDRAERTVRMQEQGTGLDLFAATIVPDSEGLWTFRVDAWSDPWATTAHALDAKLAAGQTPAELANDLELAARLLEQVADRKDRRAEQKALLGAASALRDDTLPLGARVGPALGDDVRRTMQEHPVRDLVTQGPERHVWVDRQRAAFGSWYEFFPRSTGGVDAQGTPVHGTFATATKELDRVAAMKFDVVYLPPIHPIGRDNRKGPNNTLTPGPDDVGSPWAIGAAEGGHDAIHPALGTEKDFAAFVERARELDLEVALDLALQAAPDHPWVAEHPEFFTTLPDGTIAYAENPPKRYQDIYPLNFDLDRDAIYAEMLRVTLHWVERGVRIFRVDNPHTKPPDFWAWLIASVKADHPDVLFLAEAFTRPARLWGLARLGFTQSYTYFTWRTTKQEITEFGEDLREHWDEGRANLFVNTPDILPAHLQVGGPGMFALRAALAATLAPTWGVYAGYELFESAVLRPGAEEYLDSEKFQLRPRDFAGALAEGRSLEPWLTRLNEIRRAHPALQQMRTLHFHHVDHDALLAWSKQDPATGDTVVVVLSLDPHEAREGTLFLDLHELGFDHDARLVAHDEVTGETYDWGAANYVRLDPARTCAHVVHVTSR comes from the coding sequence ATGACGGACCGGCTCGGCATCGATGACGTGCGGCCCCTCTCGGGCGACGGCACCTACCCCTCCAAGGCGGTGGTGGGCGAGCACGTGCCCGTGCAGGCCACGGTCTGGCGCGAGGGCCACGACGCCGTGGGAGCCACCGTCGCGTGGCGCGGCCCTGGCGACCGCGCCGAGCGCACCGTGCGCATGCAGGAGCAGGGCACCGGCCTGGACCTCTTCGCCGCCACGATCGTCCCCGACTCCGAGGGGCTGTGGACGTTCCGCGTCGATGCGTGGAGCGACCCGTGGGCCACCACCGCGCACGCCCTCGACGCCAAGCTGGCCGCCGGGCAGACCCCCGCCGAGCTCGCCAACGACCTCGAGCTGGCCGCACGTCTGCTCGAGCAGGTCGCGGACCGCAAGGACCGTCGCGCCGAGCAGAAGGCGCTGCTGGGCGCGGCGTCGGCCCTGCGCGACGACACCCTGCCGCTCGGCGCACGGGTCGGGCCCGCTCTCGGTGACGACGTCCGCCGCACGATGCAGGAGCACCCCGTCCGCGACCTCGTCACCCAGGGGCCCGAGCGGCACGTCTGGGTCGACCGGCAGCGCGCCGCGTTCGGCTCCTGGTACGAGTTCTTCCCCCGCTCCACCGGTGGCGTCGACGCCCAGGGCACCCCCGTGCACGGCACGTTCGCCACGGCCACGAAGGAGCTCGACCGCGTCGCCGCGATGAAGTTCGACGTGGTCTACCTGCCCCCGATCCACCCGATCGGCCGCGACAACCGCAAGGGGCCCAACAACACCCTCACCCCCGGCCCCGACGACGTCGGCTCGCCGTGGGCCATCGGCGCGGCCGAGGGCGGTCACGACGCGATCCACCCCGCGCTGGGCACCGAGAAGGACTTCGCCGCGTTCGTGGAGCGCGCCCGCGAGCTGGACCTCGAGGTGGCGCTCGACCTGGCGCTGCAGGCGGCGCCCGACCACCCCTGGGTGGCCGAGCACCCCGAGTTCTTCACGACGCTGCCCGACGGCACGATCGCCTACGCCGAGAACCCGCCCAAGAGGTACCAGGACATCTACCCGCTCAACTTCGACCTCGACCGCGACGCCATCTACGCCGAGATGCTGCGCGTCACCCTGCACTGGGTCGAGCGGGGGGTGCGCATCTTCCGCGTCGACAACCCGCACACCAAGCCGCCGGACTTCTGGGCGTGGCTGATCGCGTCGGTCAAGGCCGACCACCCCGACGTGCTGTTCCTTGCCGAGGCCTTCACCCGCCCCGCGCGTCTGTGGGGCCTGGCCCGGCTCGGGTTCACGCAGAGCTACACGTACTTCACCTGGCGCACCACCAAGCAGGAGATCACCGAGTTCGGAGAGGACCTGCGCGAGCACTGGGACGAGGGGCGCGCCAACCTCTTCGTCAACACGCCCGACATCCTCCCCGCGCACCTGCAGGTGGGGGGACCGGGCATGTTCGCCCTGCGCGCCGCCCTCGCGGCGACGCTGGCCCCCACCTGGGGCGTGTACGCCGGCTACGAGCTGTTCGAGTCCGCGGTGCTGCGACCGGGTGCCGAGGAGTACCTCGACTCCGAGAAGTTCCAGCTGCGCCCGCGTGACTTCGCCGGGGCCCTGGCCGAGGGCCGCTCCCTCGAGCCGTGGCTCACCCGGCTCAACGAGATCCGCCGTGCTCACCCGGCGCTGCAGCAGATGCGCACGCTGCACTTCCACCACGTCGACCACGACGCCCTGCTGGCCTGGTCCAAGCAGGACCCCGCCACGGGCGACACCGTCGTCGTCGTGCTCTCGCTCGACCCGCACGAGGCGCGCGAGGGCACCCTGTTCCTCGACCTGCACGAGCTCGGGTTCGACCACGACGCGCGTCTCGTCGCCCACGACGAGGTGACCGGCGAGACCTACGACTGGGGCGCGGCCAACTACGTGCGCCTCGACCCCGCGCGCACGTGCGCGCACGTCGTGCACGTCACGTCCCGATGA
- the treS gene encoding maltose alpha-D-glucosyltransferase, whose amino-acid sequence MTEPSSEDFEHAEQVPADPDWFKRAVFYEVLVRAFNDSNGDGTGDLRGLADKLDYIEWLGVDCLWLPPFYASPLRDGGYDISDFRAVLPEFGTVDDFVHLLEEAHRRGIRVITDLVLNHTSDAHPWFQASRQDPDGPYGDFYVWSDDGTEYSDARIIFVDTETSNWTYDPVRGQFFWHRFFSHQPDLNFENPAVREAMLDVLRFWLDLGIDGFRLDAVPYLFEEEGTSSENLPRTHEYLREVRATIDREYPGRVLLAEANQWPSDVVEYFGDPAVGGDECHMAFHFPLMPRIFMAVRRESRFPISEILAQTPPIPSGTQWGIFLRNHDELTLEMVTDDERDYMYREYARDPRMKANIGIRRRLAPLLENDRNQLELFTAMLLSLPGSPVLYYGDEIGMGDNIWLGDRDAVRTPMQWSPDRNAGFSRSDPGRVYLPPIMDPTYGYEAVNVEAQMGNSASLLSWTRRMIEVRKQHLAFAEGDFTDLGGSNPSVLAYQRVWTRPDGERDVVLCVNNLSRFPQPVELELGEHEGCTPVELTGSVRFPRVGELPYLLTLPGHGFYWFQLSELGDEGERRSMT is encoded by the coding sequence ATGACCGAGCCGAGCTCGGAGGACTTCGAGCACGCCGAGCAGGTGCCCGCCGACCCCGACTGGTTCAAGCGCGCCGTCTTCTACGAGGTGCTGGTCCGGGCGTTCAACGACTCCAACGGCGACGGCACGGGCGACCTGCGCGGCCTGGCCGACAAGCTCGACTACATCGAGTGGCTGGGCGTCGACTGCCTGTGGCTCCCCCCGTTCTACGCCTCCCCCCTGCGCGACGGCGGCTACGACATCAGCGACTTCCGCGCCGTGCTGCCGGAGTTCGGCACCGTCGACGACTTCGTGCACCTGCTCGAGGAGGCGCACCGGCGCGGCATCCGCGTCATCACCGACCTCGTCCTCAACCACACGTCCGACGCGCACCCGTGGTTCCAGGCGTCGCGGCAGGACCCCGACGGCCCGTACGGCGACTTCTACGTGTGGAGCGACGACGGCACGGAGTACAGCGACGCGCGCATCATCTTCGTCGACACCGAGACGTCGAACTGGACGTACGACCCCGTGCGCGGCCAGTTCTTCTGGCACCGCTTCTTCAGCCACCAGCCCGACCTGAACTTCGAGAACCCCGCCGTCCGCGAGGCCATGCTCGACGTCCTGCGGTTCTGGCTCGACCTCGGCATCGACGGCTTCCGCCTCGACGCCGTGCCCTACCTGTTCGAGGAGGAGGGCACGAGCAGCGAGAACCTCCCCCGCACGCACGAGTACCTCCGCGAGGTGCGCGCGACGATCGACCGCGAGTACCCCGGTCGGGTGCTGCTGGCCGAGGCCAACCAGTGGCCGTCCGACGTCGTCGAGTACTTCGGCGACCCTGCGGTCGGCGGCGACGAGTGCCACATGGCCTTCCACTTCCCGCTCATGCCGCGCATCTTCATGGCGGTGCGGCGCGAGTCGCGCTTCCCGATCTCGGAGATCCTGGCGCAGACGCCGCCCATCCCGTCGGGCACCCAGTGGGGCATCTTCCTGCGCAACCACGACGAGCTGACGCTCGAGATGGTCACCGACGACGAGCGCGACTACATGTACCGCGAGTACGCGCGCGACCCACGCATGAAGGCCAACATCGGCATCCGCCGACGTCTCGCGCCCCTGCTGGAGAACGACCGCAACCAGCTGGAGCTGTTCACCGCCATGCTGCTGAGCCTGCCCGGCTCGCCCGTCCTCTACTACGGCGACGAGATCGGCATGGGCGACAACATCTGGCTCGGCGACCGCGACGCCGTCCGCACGCCCATGCAGTGGTCCCCCGACCGCAACGCCGGCTTCTCGCGGTCCGACCCCGGCCGCGTGTACCTGCCGCCGATCATGGACCCGACCTACGGCTACGAGGCGGTCAACGTCGAGGCGCAGATGGGCAACAGCGCCTCGCTGCTGTCGTGGACCCGACGCATGATCGAGGTGCGCAAGCAGCACCTCGCGTTCGCCGAGGGCGACTTCACCGACCTGGGCGGCTCGAACCCGAGCGTGCTCGCCTACCAGCGCGTGTGGACCCGTCCCGACGGGGAACGCGACGTCGTGCTCTGCGTCAACAACCTGTCCCGCTTCCCCCAGCCCGTCGAGCTCGAGCTCGGCGAGCACGAGGGGTGCACCCCCGTCGAGCTGACCGGCAGCGTCCGCTTCCCCCGCGTCGGTGAGCTGCCGTACCTGCTCACCCTGCCGGGCCACGGCTTCTACTGGTTCCAGCTGTCCGAGCTCGGCGACGAGGGCGAACGAAGGAGCATGACATGA
- a CDS encoding aminoglycoside phosphotransferase, translating into MSDPVSTPDQGTPDQGHEVGAADVDRVVAALPDWLPAQRWFGGKDRPVTGTRTVDWTVVLPGEPLLVHLVVEVQQGDRTEAYQLLLGRRSDGLPDVPAAAAIPAGDGPVWYEASGDADLTGVLLDHVAAAERVGDLRFDPEPGVELTTGLRAHPISSEQSNTSLVYGGQYILKLFRKLTPGVNKDLVLHRALRQVGSAHVAEPLGAISGRIGDDEVSFGMLQRFLPDAADGWVMATTSVRDFMADDSGLPPGDLGGDFAGEAYRLGRAVADVHADLARALGTEPAADDDLERTVAAMEARLDRVAAEVDDLAPHVDGIREAFHRLHGIELTLPLQPVHGDLHLGQVLRTVHGWLLLDFEGEPASSLAERSALRSPLRDVAGMLRSFDYAAQQLLVGQPADEEQTERAAAWARHNRLAFCDGYAKAAGRDPRDDADLLRGLELDKAVYEASYEHANRPDWSSVPLGSIARILREGE; encoded by the coding sequence ATGAGCGATCCCGTGAGCACTCCCGACCAGGGCACTCCCGACCAGGGCCACGAGGTCGGGGCCGCCGACGTCGACCGCGTGGTGGCGGCCCTGCCCGACTGGCTTCCCGCGCAGCGGTGGTTCGGCGGCAAGGACCGACCCGTCACCGGCACGCGCACCGTCGACTGGACCGTGGTCCTGCCCGGTGAGCCCCTTCTCGTGCACCTCGTGGTGGAGGTGCAGCAGGGCGACCGGACCGAGGCCTACCAGCTGCTCCTCGGTCGACGCAGCGACGGACTGCCCGACGTCCCGGCGGCGGCGGCGATCCCCGCGGGCGACGGTCCCGTCTGGTACGAGGCCAGCGGCGACGCCGACCTCACGGGCGTGCTGCTGGACCACGTCGCCGCGGCCGAGCGCGTCGGTGACCTGCGCTTCGACCCCGAGCCCGGCGTGGAGCTGACCACCGGCCTGCGCGCGCACCCCATCTCCTCGGAGCAGAGCAACACGTCGCTCGTCTACGGCGGCCAGTACATCCTCAAGCTGTTCCGCAAGCTCACCCCGGGCGTCAACAAGGACCTCGTGCTGCACCGCGCCCTGCGGCAGGTGGGTTCCGCGCACGTGGCCGAGCCGCTCGGTGCGATCAGCGGACGGATCGGCGACGACGAGGTCAGCTTCGGGATGCTGCAACGGTTCCTGCCCGACGCCGCCGACGGCTGGGTCATGGCCACCACGAGCGTCCGCGACTTCATGGCCGACGACTCCGGCCTGCCGCCCGGCGACCTGGGCGGCGACTTCGCCGGGGAGGCGTACCGGCTGGGCCGGGCCGTGGCCGACGTGCACGCCGACCTCGCCCGCGCCCTGGGCACCGAGCCGGCGGCCGACGACGACCTCGAGCGCACCGTGGCGGCCATGGAGGCACGGCTCGACCGCGTCGCTGCCGAGGTCGACGACCTGGCGCCCCACGTCGACGGGATCCGCGAGGCGTTCCACCGCTTGCACGGCATCGAGCTGACCCTGCCGCTCCAGCCCGTGCACGGCGACCTGCACCTCGGCCAGGTGCTCCGCACCGTCCACGGCTGGCTGCTGCTCGACTTCGAGGGCGAGCCCGCCTCGAGCCTGGCCGAGCGGTCGGCGCTGCGCTCGCCCCTGCGCGACGTCGCCGGCATGCTGCGCTCGTTCGACTACGCGGCCCAGCAGCTGCTCGTGGGCCAGCCCGCCGACGAGGAGCAGACCGAGCGGGCCGCGGCCTGGGCGCGCCACAACCGGCTGGCGTTCTGCGACGGCTACGCCAAGGCGGCCGGCCGCGATCCACGCGACGACGCCGACCTGCTGCGCGGCCTCGAGCTCGACAAGGCCGTCTACGAGGCGTCCTACGAGCACGCCAACCGACCCGACTGGTCGAGCGTCCCGCTGGGGTCGATCGCCCGGATCCTGCGTGAGGGTGAGTGA
- the glgB gene encoding 1,4-alpha-glucan branching protein GlgB: MSESTTSWPPAVGDLDLHLVAEGRHERLWEVLGAHVRTHEGPSGPVGGTSFAVWAPNAQAVQVVGDFNGWDGGAHAMRALGGSGVWDLFVPDVGAGARYKFRLQGPDGAWHEKADPLAFGTEVPPATASVVVEPQHRWRDDAWVARRDATAWLEAPVSVYEVHLGSWRPGLSYRELADELGDYLVEMGFTHVELMPVAEHPFGGSWGYQVTSYYAPTSRFGSPDDFRWFVDELHQRGIGVIVDWVPAHFPRDEWALARFDGTPLYEHPDPRRGEQPDWGTYVFDFGRNEVRNFLVANALYWLEEFHLDGLRVDAVASMLYLDYSRNDGEWVPNKHGGRENLEAVQLLQELNATVYKHHPGVMMIAEESTAWPGVSAPTDAGGLGFGLKWNMGWMHDTLSYLGQDPVHRSYHHGEMTFAIDYAWTENFVLPLSHDEVVHGKGSLWGRMPGDAWNKAAGVRALLAFMWAHPGKQMLFMGGEFGQEGEWAESRGLDWHALEDPLHAGVLELVSDLNLTYRDTPALFTADARPEGFRWIDASDTQGNVICFLRIGSDGSQLACLANFSGSPHHDYRVGLPLPGTWREVLNTDAESYGGSGVGNLGSVEAEMVPHHGFAASAEVQLPPAGVLWLVPEQQ, translated from the coding sequence ATGAGCGAGTCCACGACGAGCTGGCCCCCCGCGGTGGGTGACCTCGACCTGCACCTGGTGGCCGAGGGCCGCCACGAGCGGCTCTGGGAGGTCCTCGGTGCGCACGTGCGCACGCACGAGGGGCCGTCCGGGCCGGTGGGCGGGACCTCCTTCGCCGTCTGGGCGCCGAACGCGCAGGCCGTGCAGGTCGTCGGCGACTTCAACGGCTGGGACGGCGGGGCCCACGCGATGCGGGCCCTCGGCGGTTCGGGCGTGTGGGACCTCTTCGTCCCGGACGTCGGCGCGGGCGCGCGCTACAAGTTCCGCCTCCAGGGTCCCGACGGTGCGTGGCACGAGAAGGCCGACCCGCTCGCCTTCGGCACCGAGGTCCCCCCGGCCACGGCGTCCGTCGTCGTGGAGCCGCAGCACCGCTGGCGCGACGACGCGTGGGTGGCCCGACGCGACGCGACCGCGTGGCTCGAGGCGCCGGTGAGCGTGTACGAGGTGCACCTCGGGTCGTGGCGACCGGGGCTGTCCTACCGGGAGCTGGCCGACGAGCTCGGCGACTACCTCGTCGAGATGGGCTTCACCCATGTCGAGCTCATGCCCGTGGCCGAGCACCCGTTCGGCGGGTCCTGGGGCTACCAGGTCACGTCGTACTACGCCCCCACGTCGCGCTTCGGCTCCCCCGACGACTTCCGCTGGTTCGTCGACGAGCTCCACCAGCGCGGCATCGGCGTGATCGTCGACTGGGTGCCCGCGCACTTCCCGCGCGACGAGTGGGCCCTCGCCCGCTTCGACGGCACCCCGCTGTACGAGCACCCCGACCCGCGTCGCGGCGAGCAGCCCGACTGGGGCACCTACGTCTTCGACTTCGGCCGCAACGAGGTGCGCAACTTCCTCGTGGCCAACGCGCTCTACTGGCTCGAGGAGTTCCACCTCGACGGGCTGCGCGTCGACGCCGTCGCCTCGATGCTCTACCTGGACTACTCGCGCAACGACGGCGAGTGGGTGCCCAACAAGCACGGCGGTCGCGAGAACCTCGAGGCCGTGCAGCTGCTGCAGGAGCTCAACGCCACGGTCTACAAGCACCACCCCGGCGTGATGATGATCGCCGAGGAGTCCACCGCGTGGCCCGGCGTCAGCGCGCCCACCGACGCCGGCGGTCTCGGCTTCGGCCTCAAGTGGAACATGGGCTGGATGCACGACACGTTGTCCTACCTGGGGCAGGATCCCGTGCACCGCTCGTACCACCACGGCGAGATGACCTTCGCGATCGACTACGCCTGGACGGAGAACTTCGTCCTGCCGCTCTCGCACGACGAGGTCGTGCACGGCAAGGGCTCGCTGTGGGGCCGGATGCCCGGCGACGCCTGGAACAAGGCGGCCGGCGTGCGCGCGCTGCTGGCCTTCATGTGGGCGCACCCCGGCAAGCAGATGCTGTTCATGGGCGGGGAGTTCGGCCAGGAGGGCGAGTGGGCCGAGTCGCGCGGTCTCGACTGGCACGCGCTGGAGGACCCGCTGCACGCCGGTGTGCTCGAGCTGGTCAGCGACCTCAACCTCACCTACCGCGACACCCCGGCCCTGTTCACGGCCGACGCGCGTCCCGAGGGCTTCCGGTGGATCGACGCCTCCGACACCCAGGGCAACGTCATCTGCTTCCTGCGGATCGGCTCGGACGGCTCGCAGCTGGCCTGCCTGGCCAACTTCTCCGGCAGCCCCCACCACGACTACCGGGTGGGCCTGCCCCTGCCCGGCACGTGGCGCGAGGTGCTGAACACCGACGCCGAGTCCTACGGCGGCTCCGGCGTCGGCAACCTCGGCAGCGTCGAGGCCGAGATGGTGCCGCACCACGGGTTCGCGGCATCCGCCGAGGTCCAGCTGCCCCCGGCCGGGGTGCTCTGGCTGGTGCCCGAGCAGCAGTAG